One stretch of Skermanella mucosa DNA includes these proteins:
- a CDS encoding HAD family hydrolase, whose product MRAETRDSSGLRLIAVVAILCLFQVGHASADPLPSWRDGAGKSAILEFVAAVTAEGGPDFVAPAERVAVFDNDGTLWVEQPYYAQLQFALDRVGILAPEHPEWKTDQPFKAVLENDTAALLAAGERGLLDLLMATHAGNTTDEFAALVADWISRARHGRFDRRFTELVYQPMLEVLRLLEENGFQSFIVSGGGIEFMRPWVEHVYGLPRERVIGSSIVTEFRVRDGKPVLVRLPQVDFIDDKAGKPVAIQKFIGRRPIAVFGNSDGDLQMLQWGTSGDGRRLGVIIRHDDAGREYSYDRDSHVGRLDKALDAAGPANWLVVSMRRDWERVFPWE is encoded by the coding sequence ATGCGTGCCGAGACGCGTGATTCATCCGGCCTTCGGCTGATCGCGGTGGTCGCGATCCTGTGCCTGTTTCAGGTTGGCCATGCCTCGGCCGACCCTCTTCCATCCTGGAGGGATGGCGCCGGCAAGTCGGCGATCCTCGAGTTCGTTGCCGCCGTCACCGCCGAGGGCGGACCGGATTTCGTGGCGCCGGCCGAGCGGGTCGCGGTGTTCGACAATGACGGGACGCTGTGGGTGGAGCAGCCCTACTATGCCCAACTTCAGTTCGCCCTTGACCGCGTCGGCATCCTGGCCCCGGAGCATCCGGAGTGGAAAACGGATCAACCCTTCAAGGCTGTTCTTGAGAACGATACCGCGGCCCTCCTGGCGGCTGGAGAGAGGGGACTGCTCGATCTCCTCATGGCGACGCATGCCGGAAACACCACCGACGAGTTCGCCGCTCTCGTGGCCGATTGGATTTCACGGGCGCGGCACGGGCGCTTCGATCGGCGCTTCACCGAACTGGTCTATCAGCCGATGCTGGAGGTGCTGAGGCTGCTCGAGGAGAACGGCTTCCAGAGCTTCATCGTTTCCGGAGGCGGCATCGAGTTCATGAGGCCCTGGGTCGAGCATGTCTATGGTCTGCCCCGCGAGCGTGTCATCGGGTCGAGTATCGTCACGGAATTCCGCGTGCGGGACGGCAAGCCTGTCCTGGTGCGGCTGCCGCAGGTGGACTTCATCGACGACAAGGCGGGCAAGCCGGTGGCCATCCAGAAGTTCATCGGCCGCCGGCCGATCGCCGTGTTCGGGAATTCCGACGGCGATCTCCAGATGCTGCAATGGGGCACGTCGGGAGATGGCCGCCGGCTCGGCGTGATCATCCGCCATGACGACGCCGGACGGGAATACAGCTACGATCGCGACAGCCATGTGGGTCGCCTCGACAAGGCGCTGGATGCCGCGGGTCCGGCGAACTGGCTGGTCGTCTCCATGCGGCGCGACTGGGAGCGCGTGTTTCCATGGGAGTAA
- a CDS encoding formylglycine-generating enzyme family protein: MGVSKAIRHAAVALGSILASAAAQADRLCDGYGGLPPGPDSLAGMVRIEGGAFTMGDDDERPEERRAHPVTVSSFWIDRHEVTNAQFRRFVAATGYVTMAERGLDPKDSPGIPAELLEPGSIVFHSPEDLRDLADVRQWWRYARGANWRAPLGPGSEIVGKNNHPVIHVAYQDALAYAHWLGHDLPTEAEWEFAARGGLDGATYSWGDRYFDPASGWKANTWQGLFPVKDSADDGYHGTAPVGCFGPNGYGLFDMAGNVWEYTKDWYVPGHPADAATDPGGPSESAAARHAGAAGPSVVIKGGSWLCAQNFCARYRPSARQPQELSLGASHLGFRTVHHAPDRP; encoded by the coding sequence ATGGGAGTAAGCAAGGCGATCCGGCACGCGGCCGTCGCTCTTGGCTCGATCCTCGCCAGTGCCGCAGCGCAGGCTGATCGGCTCTGCGACGGCTACGGCGGCCTGCCGCCCGGTCCGGACTCCCTGGCGGGAATGGTCCGCATCGAAGGTGGCGCCTTCACCATGGGTGACGACGATGAACGGCCGGAGGAGCGCAGGGCGCATCCGGTGACCGTATCGAGTTTCTGGATCGACCGGCATGAAGTGACGAACGCGCAGTTCCGGCGGTTCGTCGCCGCGACCGGCTACGTCACGATGGCGGAGCGGGGGCTCGATCCGAAGGACAGCCCGGGGATCCCGGCGGAGCTTCTGGAGCCCGGATCGATCGTGTTCCACAGCCCGGAAGACTTGCGCGATCTGGCGGATGTCAGGCAGTGGTGGCGCTATGCGCGCGGGGCGAACTGGCGCGCGCCCTTGGGGCCGGGAAGCGAGATCGTCGGCAAGAACAATCATCCCGTCATACATGTCGCCTATCAGGATGCCTTGGCCTATGCGCACTGGTTGGGCCACGACCTGCCGACTGAGGCGGAGTGGGAATTCGCGGCCCGCGGCGGGCTCGACGGCGCCACCTACAGCTGGGGGGACCGGTACTTCGACCCGGCGTCGGGATGGAAAGCCAATACGTGGCAGGGCCTGTTCCCGGTCAAGGACAGTGCGGACGACGGCTATCACGGTACCGCGCCCGTCGGATGCTTCGGTCCCAACGGGTACGGCTTGTTCGACATGGCCGGCAATGTCTGGGAGTATACGAAGGACTGGTATGTCCCGGGCCATCCGGCCGACGCGGCGACCGATCCGGGCGGCCCGAGCGAGTCCGCTGCGGCACGGCATGCCGGAGCGGCCGGTCCTTCGGTGGTCATCAAAGGCGGATCATGGCTGTGCGCGCAGAATTTCTGCGCCCGCTACCGGCCGAGCGCCCGCCAGCCGCAGGAGTTGAGCCTGGGGGCAAGCCATCTGGGCTTCCGCACCGTGCACCACGCCCCGGATCGCCCCTGA
- a CDS encoding outer membrane protein, which translates to MRSAALSSARVLAIATAAAAALLSGTGGARAEEFGGSAALYVWLPRIDGEFSSAAGGRTVETSISRGDLLESLDFGVMGAGEITYGRFALLNDTVYSKLGNDGSVRGNPSVSVDVDTKMLLTTTAFGYHAYVDRGRLIEPFAGVRYVWMSTDVTATSSALEGATAGADLDVSWWDPVIGVRGRLPLSETWTVSGIAEIGGFGIGSEFTWQIFAGVEYAISERISANAGFRYLSIRYSADRVDVDVSQYGPLVGLVMRF; encoded by the coding sequence ATGCGATCAGCCGCCTTAAGTTCGGCACGTGTCCTTGCCATAGCGACCGCCGCGGCCGCCGCCCTCCTGTCGGGAACCGGCGGCGCCCGGGCGGAGGAGTTCGGCGGCTCCGCGGCCCTGTATGTCTGGCTGCCGAGGATCGACGGCGAGTTCTCTTCGGCGGCCGGCGGGCGGACCGTCGAGACCTCGATCAGCCGGGGAGACCTTCTCGAATCCCTGGATTTCGGCGTGATGGGGGCCGGGGAAATCACTTACGGACGCTTCGCGCTGCTCAACGACACCGTCTATTCGAAACTGGGCAACGACGGCTCGGTCCGCGGCAACCCGTCGGTGTCGGTCGATGTCGATACGAAGATGCTGCTCACCACGACGGCGTTCGGATACCATGCCTATGTGGACCGGGGCAGGCTGATCGAGCCTTTCGCCGGCGTCAGGTACGTGTGGATGAGCACCGACGTGACGGCGACGAGCAGCGCCCTGGAGGGAGCGACGGCCGGGGCCGATCTCGACGTCAGCTGGTGGGATCCGGTGATCGGCGTGCGCGGGCGGCTGCCCTTGTCCGAGACGTGGACGGTGAGCGGAATCGCCGAAATCGGCGGGTTCGGGATCGGATCGGAGTTCACCTGGCAGATCTTCGCCGGCGTGGAATACGCGATCTCCGAGCGGATCAGCGCCAATGCGGGGTTCCGCTATCTTTCCATCCGCTATTCGGCGGATCGGGTCGATGTCGATGTCAGCCAGTACGGTCCGCTGGTGGGATTGGTCATGCGTTTCTGA